The following coding sequences lie in one Spinacia oleracea cultivar Varoflay chromosome 1, BTI_SOV_V1, whole genome shotgun sequence genomic window:
- the LOC110775383 gene encoding probable glycosyltransferase At3g07620 translates to MGFELLKAFQVETRRLLWLIGLVFITIILFQCIELPKGNSLWSLFSRGDEIPEKKVLSFFGDNSTSYSASLSNMSSPSTSIVSEDRNNSSVRIHLCNTTECGSNTSSNEAPKKDFNLAPSEPPVAPFLLSHDVASNLSTEFSAPPLPLIHVSENKTYISVNPELGNTTERSSAFNEAPKEDFALPPGHNGDSNLAPVESHDVGRPNLSMEFSTPPPPPPPPPPPPPPPIHVSAKKPKSKMFDMKVLTLSDMSEELLQNYLSPPTMVPRWSSKVDEELVLAKQLISNAPPLKDVLYAPLYRNASMFHRSYELMEQMLKVYIYKEGDRRIFHRPPLEGIYASEGWFMKHMEANRHFVTKRPKEAHLFYLPFSSRQLEETLYVPNSHSHKNLIQHLEDYVDMISSKYAFWNRTEGTDHFLVACHDWAPAETKRQMGNCIRALCNADVKEGFKFGKDVSLPETYVRKARNPLRDIGGKPPSKRKTLAFYAGNMHGYLRPILLQYWGNNIDPDMQIYGSLPRSKDNRNYINYMKSSKYCICPRGYEVNSPRVVEAIFFECVPVIISDNFVPPFFETLNWESFAVFVAEKDIPNLKNILVSIPEKTFFRMHMRVKKVQQHFLWHPKPFKYDLFHMILHSVWYNRVFQFRPG, encoded by the exons ATGGGATTTGAATTGCTAAAAGCCTTTCAAGTGGAAACTAGAAGGTTGCTTTGGCTCATTGGTTTGGTGTTTATAACTATTATACTGTTCCAATGTATTGAATTACCAAAGGGTAATTCTTTATGGTCCTTGTTTTCTCGAGGTGATGAAATCCCCGAGAAAAAAGTCCTCAGCTTCTTTGGTGATAACTCGACTTCCTATTCCGCCTCATTAAGCAATATGAGTTCACCAAGTACAAGTATTGTATCTGAAGACAGGAACAATTCTTCAGTCAGAATTCATCTTTGCAATACTACTGAGTGTGGGAGTAATACTTCATCCAATGAGGCCCCAAAAAAAGACTTCAACTTGGCCCCGTCAGAACCTCCAGTTGCACCATTTCTTTTATCACATGATGTAGCTTCTAATTTAAGTACGGAGTTTAGCGCTCCACCGTTACCTCTAATTCATGTTTCGGAAAATAAGACTTATATCTCGGTGAATCCCGAGCTTGGGAATACTACTGAGAGGAGTTCTGCATTCAATGAGGCCCCGAAAGAAGACTTTGCTTTGCCACCAGGGCATAACGGGGATTCCAACTTGGCACCGGTAGAATCTCATGATGTAGGTCGTCCTAATTTAAGTATGGAGTTTagcactccaccaccaccaccaccaccaccaccaccaccaccaccacctccaatTCATGTTTCAGCAAAGAAGCCAAAGTCCAAGATGTTTGATATGAAAGTCCTTACATTGTCAGATATGAGTGAGGAGTTGCTCCAAAACTATTTGTCACCTCCTACGATG GTTCCACGGTGGTCCTCAAAAGTGGATGAGGAATTAGTACTTGCAAAACAATTGATTTCGAATGCACCTCCCTTGAAGGATGTGCTCTATGCTCCATTATATCGTAATGCAAGCATGTTCCACAG GAGCTACGAGTTAATGGAGCAGATGCTTAAAGTCTACATCTACAAGGAAGGAGACAGGCGAATATTCCACAGGCCACCACTCGAGGGAATATATGCTTCGGAAGGATGGTTTATGAAACATATGGAAGCAAACCGGCATTTTGTCACTAAAAGACCCAAGGAAGCACACCTCTTTTACCTTCCTTTTAGCTCTCGGCAGTTAGAGGAGACGTTGTACGTGCCTAATTCACATAGCCATAAAAACCTTATACAACACTTGGAGGACTACGTAGATATGATTTCATCAAAGTACGCTTTTTGGAACAGAACTGAGGGAACAGATCACTTCCTTGTTGCCTGCCATGATTGG GCTCCAGCTGAAACAAAACGGCAAATGGGTAATTGCATAAGAGCTTTATGTAATGCTGATGTCAAAGAAGGATTCAAATTTGGCAAGGATGTATCCCTTCCAGAAACATATGTACGAAAAGCACGCAATCCATTAAGAGATATTGGAGGAAAACCACCTTCAAAGAGGAAAACCTTAGCATTCTATGCTGGAAATATGCATGGTTACTTAAGGCCGATTCTCTTACAATACTGGGGCAACAACATTGATCCTGACATGCAGATATACGGAAGTTTGCCGCGTTCTAAGGATAATCGAAACTACATAAACTACATGAAGAGCAGCAAGTATTGTATATGTCCAAGAGGATATGAAGTCAATAGCCCACGAGTTGTCGAGGCTATCTTCTTTGAATGTGTCCCTGTGATCATTTCTGATAACTTTGTTCCGCCATTTTTCGAGACTTTGAACTGGGAGTCGTTTGCTGTGTTTGTGGCGGAGAAAGATATCCCGAATTTGAAGAACATCCTTGTTTCAATCCCGGAGAAGACGTTTTTTCGGATGCATATGAGGGTTAAGAAGGTACAACAGCATTTTTTGTGGCATCCTAAACCTTTCAAATATGATTTGTTTCATATGATTCTTCACTCTGTTTGGTATAACAGAGTCTTTCAATTTAGGCCCGGATGA
- the LOC110805902 gene encoding probable glycosyltransferase At5g03795 isoform X3 — MEFGTSAPPAPPPLVHVSAKNPRLTVFEKEVLSLSDMSEALIQNFASPSTMIPRWSSKADEELVLAKQLIESAPPLKDGLYAALYRNASMFQRSYELMEQMLKVYIYKEGDTRIFHRPPLLGIYASEGWFMKHMEANRHFVTKKPKEAHLFYLPFSSLQLEETLYVPKSHDRKPLIQHLEDYADMISAKYPFWNRTEGTDHFLVACHDWVPSETKRQMANCIRAICNSDVKEGFKFGKDVSLPETNVRKSQNSLRDVGGKPPSKRKTLAFYAGNTLHGYLRPILLQYWGNNTDPDMQIHGTLPRSKDNRNYINYMKRSKYCICPRGYEVNSPRVVEAIFFECVPVIISDNFVPPFFETLNWESFAVFVAEKDVPNLKNILVSIPKKTFLQMHMRVKKVQQHFLWHPKPLKYDLFHMILHSIWYNRVFQFRPR; from the exons ATGGAGTTTGGCACTTCGGCGCCACCGGCACCTCCACCTCTAGTTCATGTTTCAGCTAAGAACCCAAGGTTAACGGTGTTTGAAAAAGAGGTCCTTTCATTGTCAGATATGAGTGAGGCGTTGATCCAAAATTTTGCTTCACCTTCTACGATG ATACCGCGATGGTCCTCAAAAGCAGATGAGGAATTAGTACTTGCAAAACAACTGATTGAGAGTGCACCTCCCTTGAAGGATGGGCTATATGCTGCATTATATCGTAATGCAAGCATGTTTCAGAG GAGCTATGAGTTAATGGAGCAGATGCTTAAAGTCTACATCTACAAGGAAGGAGACACGCGAATATTCCACAGGCCACCACTTTTGGGAATATATGCTTCGGAAGGATGGTTTATGAAACATATGGAAGCAAACCGGCATTTTGTCACCAAAAAACCCAAGGAAGCACACCTCTTTTACCTTCCTTTTAGCTCTTTACAGTTGGAGGAGACGTTGTACGTTCCCAAGTCACATGACCGCAAACCCCTTATACAGCATTTGGAGGACTACGCGGATATGATTTCAGCAAAGTACCCTTTTTGGAATAGGACTGAGGGCACAGATCACTTCCTTGTTGCCTGCCATGATTGG GTTCCATCCGAAACAAAGCGGCAAATGGCAAATTGCATTAGAGCTATATGTAATTCTGATGTCAAAGAGGGATTCAAATTTGGCAAGGATGTATCCCTTCCAGAAACAAACGTACGAAAATCACAAAATTCTTTAAGAGATGTTGGAGGAAAACCACCTTCAAAGAGGAAAACCTTAGCATTCTATGCCGGAAATACGCTGCATGGTTATCTCCGGCCAATTCTCTTACAATATTGGGGAAACAATACTGATCCTGATATGCAGATACACGGCACCTTGCCTCGTTCTAAGGATAATCGAAACTACATCAACTACATGAAAAGAAGCAAGTATTGTATATGTCCAAGAGGATATGAAGTCAATAGCCCACGAGTTGTCGAAGCTATCTTCTTTGAATGTGTCCCTGTGATCATATCCGATAACTTTGTTCCGCCATTTTTTGAGACTTTGAACTGGGAGTCGTTTGCTGTGTTCGTGGCAGAGAAAGATGTCCCGAATTTGAAAAACATCCTTGTTTCAATCCCAAAGAAGACATTTTTGCAGATGCATATGAGGGTTAAGAAGGTACAACAGCATTTTTTGTGGCATCCTAAACCTCTCAAGTATGATTTGTTTCATATGATTCTTCACTCAATTTGGTATAACAGAGTCTTTCAATTTAGGCCCCGTTGA
- the LOC110805902 gene encoding probable glycosyltransferase At3g07620 isoform X1: MGFKLLKAFHVETRRLLWLTGLVFITVVLFQCIELPKGNSLWSMFSPGEVSEQKVNFFGKNSTSYLVSNMSSPSAVNSKIVSEDGNNFSGRVDEGRNNVPFISENPELGNTTKSNSSFTESLKEYFALHKGNSNLALIKPLGAPLVLSHDVAPNFSMEFGTSAPPAPPPLVHVSAKNPRLTVFEKEVLSLSDMSEALIQNFASPSTMIPRWSSKADEELVLAKQLIESAPPLKDGLYAALYRNASMFQRSYELMEQMLKVYIYKEGDTRIFHRPPLLGIYASEGWFMKHMEANRHFVTKKPKEAHLFYLPFSSLQLEETLYVPKSHDRKPLIQHLEDYADMISAKYPFWNRTEGTDHFLVACHDWVPSETKRQMANCIRAICNSDVKEGFKFGKDVSLPETNVRKSQNSLRDVGGKPPSKRKTLAFYAGNTLHGYLRPILLQYWGNNTDPDMQIHGTLPRSKDNRNYINYMKRSKYCICPRGYEVNSPRVVEAIFFECVPVIISDNFVPPFFETLNWESFAVFVAEKDVPNLKNILVSIPKKTFLQMHMRVKKVQQHFLWHPKPLKYDLFHMILHSIWYNRVFQFRPR, translated from the exons ATGGGGTTTAAATTGCTAAAAGCCTTTCATGTTGAAACTAGAAGGTTGCTTTGGCTAACTGGTTTGGTGTTTATAACTGTTGTACTTTTCCAATGTATTGAATTACCAAAGGGTAATTCTTTATGGTCCATGTTTTCTCCGGGTGAAGTCTCGGAGCAAAAAGTCAACTTCTTTGGTAAGAACTCGACATCCTATTTAGTAAGCAATATGAGTTCACCAAGTGCTGTAAATTCAAAAATTGTATCTGAAGACGGGAACAACTTTTCTGGCAGAGTTGATGAAGGTCGAAATAATGTTCCCTTTATCTCGGAGAATCCCGAGCTTGGCAATACTACCAAGAGTAATTCTTCATTCACCGAGTCCTTGAAAGAATACTTTGCTTTGCATAAAGGGAATTCTAACTTGGCCTTAATAAAACCACTAGGTGCACCATTAGTTTTATCGCATGATGTAGCTCCTAATTTTAGTATGGAGTTTGGCACTTCGGCGCCACCGGCACCTCCACCTCTAGTTCATGTTTCAGCTAAGAACCCAAGGTTAACGGTGTTTGAAAAAGAGGTCCTTTCATTGTCAGATATGAGTGAGGCGTTGATCCAAAATTTTGCTTCACCTTCTACGATG ATACCGCGATGGTCCTCAAAAGCAGATGAGGAATTAGTACTTGCAAAACAACTGATTGAGAGTGCACCTCCCTTGAAGGATGGGCTATATGCTGCATTATATCGTAATGCAAGCATGTTTCAGAG GAGCTATGAGTTAATGGAGCAGATGCTTAAAGTCTACATCTACAAGGAAGGAGACACGCGAATATTCCACAGGCCACCACTTTTGGGAATATATGCTTCGGAAGGATGGTTTATGAAACATATGGAAGCAAACCGGCATTTTGTCACCAAAAAACCCAAGGAAGCACACCTCTTTTACCTTCCTTTTAGCTCTTTACAGTTGGAGGAGACGTTGTACGTTCCCAAGTCACATGACCGCAAACCCCTTATACAGCATTTGGAGGACTACGCGGATATGATTTCAGCAAAGTACCCTTTTTGGAATAGGACTGAGGGCACAGATCACTTCCTTGTTGCCTGCCATGATTGG GTTCCATCCGAAACAAAGCGGCAAATGGCAAATTGCATTAGAGCTATATGTAATTCTGATGTCAAAGAGGGATTCAAATTTGGCAAGGATGTATCCCTTCCAGAAACAAACGTACGAAAATCACAAAATTCTTTAAGAGATGTTGGAGGAAAACCACCTTCAAAGAGGAAAACCTTAGCATTCTATGCCGGAAATACGCTGCATGGTTATCTCCGGCCAATTCTCTTACAATATTGGGGAAACAATACTGATCCTGATATGCAGATACACGGCACCTTGCCTCGTTCTAAGGATAATCGAAACTACATCAACTACATGAAAAGAAGCAAGTATTGTATATGTCCAAGAGGATATGAAGTCAATAGCCCACGAGTTGTCGAAGCTATCTTCTTTGAATGTGTCCCTGTGATCATATCCGATAACTTTGTTCCGCCATTTTTTGAGACTTTGAACTGGGAGTCGTTTGCTGTGTTCGTGGCAGAGAAAGATGTCCCGAATTTGAAAAACATCCTTGTTTCAATCCCAAAGAAGACATTTTTGCAGATGCATATGAGGGTTAAGAAGGTACAACAGCATTTTTTGTGGCATCCTAAACCTCTCAAGTATGATTTGTTTCATATGATTCTTCACTCAATTTGGTATAACAGAGTCTTTCAATTTAGGCCCCGTTGA
- the LOC110805902 gene encoding probable glycosyltransferase At3g07620 isoform X2: MGFKLLKAFHVETRRLLWLTGLVFITVVLFQCIELPKGNSLWSMFSPGEVSEQKVNFFGKNSTSYLVSNMSSPSAVNSKIVSEDGNNFSGRVDEGRNNVPFISENPELGNTTKSAPLVLSHDVAPNFSMEFGTSAPPAPPPLVHVSAKNPRLTVFEKEVLSLSDMSEALIQNFASPSTMIPRWSSKADEELVLAKQLIESAPPLKDGLYAALYRNASMFQRSYELMEQMLKVYIYKEGDTRIFHRPPLLGIYASEGWFMKHMEANRHFVTKKPKEAHLFYLPFSSLQLEETLYVPKSHDRKPLIQHLEDYADMISAKYPFWNRTEGTDHFLVACHDWVPSETKRQMANCIRAICNSDVKEGFKFGKDVSLPETNVRKSQNSLRDVGGKPPSKRKTLAFYAGNTLHGYLRPILLQYWGNNTDPDMQIHGTLPRSKDNRNYINYMKRSKYCICPRGYEVNSPRVVEAIFFECVPVIISDNFVPPFFETLNWESFAVFVAEKDVPNLKNILVSIPKKTFLQMHMRVKKVQQHFLWHPKPLKYDLFHMILHSIWYNRVFQFRPR, from the exons ATGGGGTTTAAATTGCTAAAAGCCTTTCATGTTGAAACTAGAAGGTTGCTTTGGCTAACTGGTTTGGTGTTTATAACTGTTGTACTTTTCCAATGTATTGAATTACCAAAGGGTAATTCTTTATGGTCCATGTTTTCTCCGGGTGAAGTCTCGGAGCAAAAAGTCAACTTCTTTGGTAAGAACTCGACATCCTATTTAGTAAGCAATATGAGTTCACCAAGTGCTGTAAATTCAAAAATTGTATCTGAAGACGGGAACAACTTTTCTGGCAGAGTTGATGAAGGTCGAAATAATGTTCCCTTTATCTCGGAGAATCCCGAGCTTGGCAATACTACCAAGA GTGCACCATTAGTTTTATCGCATGATGTAGCTCCTAATTTTAGTATGGAGTTTGGCACTTCGGCGCCACCGGCACCTCCACCTCTAGTTCATGTTTCAGCTAAGAACCCAAGGTTAACGGTGTTTGAAAAAGAGGTCCTTTCATTGTCAGATATGAGTGAGGCGTTGATCCAAAATTTTGCTTCACCTTCTACGATG ATACCGCGATGGTCCTCAAAAGCAGATGAGGAATTAGTACTTGCAAAACAACTGATTGAGAGTGCACCTCCCTTGAAGGATGGGCTATATGCTGCATTATATCGTAATGCAAGCATGTTTCAGAG GAGCTATGAGTTAATGGAGCAGATGCTTAAAGTCTACATCTACAAGGAAGGAGACACGCGAATATTCCACAGGCCACCACTTTTGGGAATATATGCTTCGGAAGGATGGTTTATGAAACATATGGAAGCAAACCGGCATTTTGTCACCAAAAAACCCAAGGAAGCACACCTCTTTTACCTTCCTTTTAGCTCTTTACAGTTGGAGGAGACGTTGTACGTTCCCAAGTCACATGACCGCAAACCCCTTATACAGCATTTGGAGGACTACGCGGATATGATTTCAGCAAAGTACCCTTTTTGGAATAGGACTGAGGGCACAGATCACTTCCTTGTTGCCTGCCATGATTGG GTTCCATCCGAAACAAAGCGGCAAATGGCAAATTGCATTAGAGCTATATGTAATTCTGATGTCAAAGAGGGATTCAAATTTGGCAAGGATGTATCCCTTCCAGAAACAAACGTACGAAAATCACAAAATTCTTTAAGAGATGTTGGAGGAAAACCACCTTCAAAGAGGAAAACCTTAGCATTCTATGCCGGAAATACGCTGCATGGTTATCTCCGGCCAATTCTCTTACAATATTGGGGAAACAATACTGATCCTGATATGCAGATACACGGCACCTTGCCTCGTTCTAAGGATAATCGAAACTACATCAACTACATGAAAAGAAGCAAGTATTGTATATGTCCAAGAGGATATGAAGTCAATAGCCCACGAGTTGTCGAAGCTATCTTCTTTGAATGTGTCCCTGTGATCATATCCGATAACTTTGTTCCGCCATTTTTTGAGACTTTGAACTGGGAGTCGTTTGCTGTGTTCGTGGCAGAGAAAGATGTCCCGAATTTGAAAAACATCCTTGTTTCAATCCCAAAGAAGACATTTTTGCAGATGCATATGAGGGTTAAGAAGGTACAACAGCATTTTTTGTGGCATCCTAAACCTCTCAAGTATGATTTGTTTCATATGATTCTTCACTCAATTTGGTATAACAGAGTCTTTCAATTTAGGCCCCGTTGA